AGATGTTCTTCGAATACGGCGTCGCCGTCCAGCATTTGGAACTCGGCAAGGTCGCGAAGAAGAAGTGGGCCCCGGATTCCCCCGAGCGCAAGCAGTTCGAGGTGGACCGGCGGCTGGTGCTCGAGAAGATCGGCAGGCAGGCCGCCAAGGACTACCTGATCTTCCCGCTGCTCACCGGCCCGGCCTTCCTGGGCACGCTGACGGCCAACCTGGCCGCCAATGTGGTGCGCAATGTGTGGACCAACGCGGTCATCTTCTGCGGCCACTTCCCCGACGGCGCGGAGAAGTTCACCAAGTTCGACTGCGACAACGAGACGCAGGCCGAGTGGTACCTGCGGCAGATGCTGGGCTCGGCCAATATCTCCGGCGGCCCGCTCATGCACTTCATGACCGGCAACCTCTCGCACCAGATCGAGCACCACCTGTACCCGGACATCCCGTCGAACCGCCTGGCGGACATCGCGGTTCGGGTGCGCGCCCTGTGCGAGAAATACGACCTGCCCTACACCACCGGTTCGCTGCCGGTGCAGTACGCCAAGTCGTGGCGCACCATCATGAAGCTGTCGCTGCCCAACAAGTACCTGCGCCGCGGCACCGACGACGCGCCGGAAACCAAGTCGGAGAAGGTGTTCGGCGGCGAGTCCAGCATCGACCCGATGACCGGACGCCGCCGTGGTCTGCGCACCGCGCTCAAGGAGGGCGGGCGCAAGCTGGCCCGCCGCCGCGAGCCCGCGCTGGCGCGCTGAGCGCGTTCCGCATCGAGCGCACGAACGCCCCCACCGACTGCCGGTGGGGGCGTTCTCGGTTCACAGGATGCCGTGATTGACTGGTCGCCGTGTGTTCCGAAGGTCCGTGTAGTGCCCCCGAATGTCTGAGCGTCTACGACGCCATCAAATTGCGCCGTGACGTCCGCGCCGAATTCTCCGGCGAGGTGGTGGACGACGACACCCTGCTGCGCATTCTCGAGGCGGCGCATCGCGCCCCCAGCGTCGGCAATTCCATGCCCTGGGATTTCGTGGTGCTGCGGGATCCCGCCACGCTGAGCGCATTCGCCGGCCATGTGGCGGAAAAGCGCCGGCAATTCCATGATTCGCTGCCCGCCGACCGCGCGGAGACCTTCAATCCCATCAAGATCGAGGGCATTGTCGAGAGCGGCACCGGCATCGTGGTCACCCACAATCAGGCCCGCGGCGGCACCCATGTGCTCGGGCGCGCCACGGTCCCCGAGACCGGCATCTACTCGACCATCCTGGCCATCCAGAACCTGTGGCTGGCCGCGACCGCGGAGGGCGTGGGCGTCGGCTGGGTCAGCTTCTACGACGAACCCTTCCTTACCGACCTGCTCGACCTGCCGCCCGGGGTGAAACCCGTGGCCTGGCTCTGCGTCGGCCCGGTGCGCGAATTCCAGCGGGTGCCCGATCTGGAACGTTTCGGCTGGCGCACCCGCCGCCCCCTCGAATCCGCCGTCCACTGGGACAAATTCACGCCCCGCTCGGACGACTAGTCCGCCAGGCCGCCGGTGAGCCGGCGGGTCACCTCGGCGGCGAGTTCCGCACCGGTGGCCTCGCGCAGCGCTTCCACCAGCCCGGCCCGATGGACGTCGCCGCGGGTCAGGAAGCCCGCCTCGATCAAACCTTCGATCGGGCTGACCCCGTAGGTGCGGCTGAACGCGATGACGGTCTCGGCCACCGGGGAATCACCGCTCAGATGCCGCGACACCCGCATCTGGTTGGTGCCCATGCGCGCGGCGATGCCTCGATCGCTGTCACCGTGCGAGACCATCTGCTTCCATTCCCGGAATGCCACAGGGAAATTGTGTGCCGCGGGCGTTTCGGGCGGCAATCATTTCCCGCGCGTCGGCGGGTCTAGCGCAGCGCGTCGGCCGGGCGGTGCCCGATGACCGCGTAATCGTCCAGGGTCACCACCGGATCGCCGGAATCCTGTTTGCCGGTGATGGTGATGGTGCCGGTGAACACGTCGCCCTGCGTGAGCTTGCCGACGGCGGGCGGCGCGAGTTCCACGCGCGCACCGTCGATCGTGTAGTAGTCCGTCGGCCCGCCGTTGACGAAGGCCAGGGTCCACACCGCCGCATCGGAATACACCAGCCCGTACACCGTATGCCGTTCCCCGGCATGGGATTGCGCGTCGCGCAGCCGCTGGGTGAGATCGTGATCCGTCGCCGGTGCCCCACTGTCGGAACCGGTCACCGGCAGCGGCAACGCCGCGGCCGACGCCGCATCGCCCAGCACGCCCAGAGCGCCGAGACCGGTCGCGAACACGAATGCCGCGGCCCCGGCCATTGTCCGTTCGACCATGTTCGCCTCCGCTCAGCTCGTTTCGCCTGGGGTACCCATTCGACCCCAGCCTGCCACCGCCGATTTCGGCCTACACCGCCCGCGCCACCCCGAACCGCACCCTCACCTGCACGAAGGCTCGATCACGCCGCCGCGCCCCCAACGGCGCAATCGGGTCGATCCCCCCGGAATCTCGCGCGGGCGCTGTGGGGTCGCGCGGATGCCGCGACGGTCTACACCATGACCCAGCGCCGTTGGATATGCCGGTGGCGGCCGGCGACCACGCGGGTGGTGATGGCCGGGGCCCGCGCTCACCGCCGGTGTCTCGGCGGCAACGCCCCGGCCTGCCCTCGCTCAGACGCGCTCGAGCACTGCTGATGCGCCGATGCCGCCGGCCGCGCAGATGCCCAGGAGGGCCGTGGATTTTCCGGTCAGGGCGAGTTCGTTGGCCATGGTGGTGACCATGCGGGCGCCGGTCGCGCCGAAGGGGTGGCCGAGTGAGACCGAGCCGCCGTGCACGTTGAGGGTGGCGGGGTCGATCTGGCCGACGGCGGTGTCGCGGTCGAGGCGGGTCTTGGCCCATTCGTGGCTGGCGAGCGCCGAGACGACGGAGAGGGTCTGGGCGGCGAAGGCCTCGTGGATGTCGACGAAATCGATGTCGGCCAGCGACATTCCGGCCTTGTCGAGGGCGTGCGGCATGGAGATGGCGGGGCCGATGAGCACCTGATCGCGCGGGTCGACGCTGACGAAGCTCCAGGAGCGGAAGGCGGCCAGCGGTTGCAGGCCGAGTGCGCGCGCCTTCTCCTCGCTCATCAGCAGCACCGCGGCCGCGCCGTCGGTGAGGGGGCTGGCATTGCCGGCGGTGACGGTGCCGTTCTCGGCGAAAACCGGTGCCAGCTTGGAGAGTTTGGCCAGGCTGGTGTCCCGGCGGACCAGTCCGTCGCGGGTGACCGACCCGCCGTCGGGGGTGGCGACGCTCAGCACCTCGCGGTCGAACCGGCCCGATTCGATGGCGGCCGCGGCCCGATGATGCGAGGTGGCGGCGAAGGCGTCCTGCGCGCCGCGCGAAATGCCGTGGATGCGAGCCATTTTCTCGGCCGACTCGCCCATCACCTCGCCGGTGGTGCGCTCGGCGATCTGGGGCCGCCGCGGCAGCAGATCGTAGAACGGCGCGAGTTGTGTTGCGGCCGTGAGGTAGTCCTTGGCCTTGGGCTTGCCCAGCGCCAGCGGCGCGGCCGCGTGCACCACCTTCTGCGGCAGTTTGACCTCGGCATTGCTGGTGGAGTCGCTGCCGCCGGCGATCATGATGTCGTACTCGCCGCGCTCGATGGCGGCGGCCGCGGACACCACCGCCTGCAGGCCGGACGCGCAGGCGCGCGTGACGGTGTAGCCCTCACAACCCGGGTCCAGTGCCAGGTCCAGGGCGATCTCGCGCGCGATGTTCGGCGCCGCGCTGGGCAGGATCACCCCGCCCCAGACGATGGCCTGGACGTCGGTCTTGGGCAGACCGGTGCGTTCCAGCAGTCCCCGCACGGCGGTGTCGGCGAGGTCGATGGAGTCCATCCGCGTGAAATCGGTGAATGCCCGCACGAAGGGGGTTCGCGCCCCGGCGACGATGACAGCACGGCGAGCGCCTGGTTTAGCCATGAGCCAGTTTTAACTGATACATCGCGTCACAGCAAGAGCGATGAGGTCACACCGGAAGGTCGAGTCACACCGAAGGATCATGGTCGACCGGGGCCTGTCCCGAGACCCCGGCCGAAAGGGGGTGGATTGTGCGGCACTCTCGAGAGAGTTGTTCCCGCTTCGCTAGGCGAGCCTGATGAGCCCGTAGTCGAAGGCGTGGCGCCGATAGACGACCGACGGTCGGTCGGTCTCCTTGTCCTGGAACATGAAGAAATCGTGGCCGACGAGCTCCATCTGGTAGAGGGCGTCATCGACCGTCATGGGGATCGCCGGGTGCTGCTTGACGCGCACGACGTGGCCGGGACCGGCGTTTTCGCCGTCCGTCTCGGTGGCCGAATGATCGTGGGCGGCATCCCCGTTCGAGGCGAACAGGGATTCGTCGAGCAGCCCCGCGGTCGCCTGCGACACCGAGATCGGCGTCTTGTCCCCGTGATGGACGCGGCGGCGGTCCTTGAGCCGGCGCAATCGGCTCTCCAGCTTCTCGACGGCCGACTCGAGGGCGGCGTAGAAGGAGTCCGCGCAGGCTTCGGACCGGACGACCGGACCCTTGCCGCGGGCGGTGATCTCTATGCGCTGGCAGTTCTTGCGTTGACGACGATTGCGTTCGTGGGTGAGCTCCACATCGAACAGATAGATGGAGGGGTCGAAACGCTCCAGTCGAGAGAGCTTGTCCGACACGTGAATTCGGAAATGGTCGGGAACTCCACCCTCACCGAGGGTCCTTCCCTTGACCACGACGTCCGCATTGGTTGCCCTCGGGGGAATGGATTCATCGGGGATGAATTCGTCATCGAGCAGCACCGCGGTGTCTGCGTTCTTCGCTGAGACTCGTGAAGTGGTCGTCACGCGTACCTCCCGGATCTGGCCGCACAAGCCGCTCGTGCGGCGGGATTGAAACGTGTGCCGATCGAATGATTCGCTCGGCACATAATGTCCGAGGCGCCACCTCCAAACTTGCGGTTCGGGTGTCTGATCGCCAACCTAGTGCGCCAGCGACCTGTCCGCCAGTGTTCACGCAAATTTCGAAGAATCAAGCCGCGCAGGTAACCAGCACGGCACGAACAGTCACATCCGCCTCAGCCAGCGCACGCACCGATTCACGCACCGTGGCACCTGTGGTCAACACGTCATCGATCAGCACTACCTCGGCATTTGCCGGAAACAGGGCGCCCGGCGGGCGGGTGGTGGCTACGATGATCCGCCCGCGCAGATTGTGCTGGCGATCGGCGTGTCCCAGGCCCACCGAGTCACGCACGCCTGGTCGCATGCGCAACAGCCGTACCAGTCGGCAACCCGGTAGCCAACTCGCCGCGACGCTTCCGGAACGCGCCACCGGATCACCGCCCCGGACGCGCGCCGCGGCGCGCCGGCTGGGCGCGGGGATCAGCACCAGCGGGCGGCCGGTGTCGCGCAAACGATCCAGTCCCCTGGCCATCGCGAACCCCAACGGCTTCGTCAGGTCCCGGCGGCAATGCTCCTTGACGGCCAGCACCGCCGCGCGCGGCGCCCCGCGGTAGGGACCCAGCGCCCAGCACGGCACCCCGGGATCGGCGCGCGGGCGGATGCGCAGCGGCGGACCCGACAGCGCGTCCGCGCACCGGGCGCACCACGCGGCGCCCGCCCGGCCGCACCCGCCGCAGGCGCGCGGCAGGATCAGATCCAGCAACTCCCCCATGCCCCCAGTGTGCGCCTACCCGGGCAGCACCGGGACCGCGTTGGCCCCCAGTCCCGGAACTTCGCGCCAGTAGTCCTCGCGCCCTTCGGGATTGCGGGTCAGCTCCAGCACCGCCCGCGAGTCGGCGACGTACTCCTGATCCGGCGCGGCGCTCACCACCCGCACCGGCGGGGTCAGGTTCTGCGAGGTCTGGGATTTGAATTCGGAACCGTCGACGAGCACGCCGGCCACCGGATCGACATTGCCGTCCCGGCCCACCATGACCTTCTCGTCGGTGAGCCAGTCGATGGTGACCGCGGGCGTGCTCAGCCCGATGGCCAGCGGCAGCGGCGAGGTCAGCGCGAACTTCCCATTGGCCTGCGGCACCACCACCGCCACGTACACCTTGCCGTTGGCGATGAGCGCGGCCCGCGCCCCGGACGGCGAGATGCGCAGCTCGGTGATCGGGGCGCGCGGCGAGGACGAATTGGCCGCCGCCGCGACCAGTTCCGCGATGTCGACGTCCTGCACCGACACATTGCCGGTGGCGCGGTCGTGCACGGCCCGGATCACCCGGTCGCCGTCCACCACCGACCACGCCGAGCCGCCGTCGGCGGGCCACGACGGCCGGGTGAAGGTGCCGCCGGTGGCGACCGGGAACCCGCCCTGCCCGTCGTAGGTGCCGATGATCAGCGTGCGTTCGGGTTCGGGATCGGGGCGACCGGATTTGGCGACCGCCGCCACCAGCTGCCCGTCGGGCGAGAGTCCCACCGATTGCAGGGTGTGGGTGGTGCCGAAGAAGCCGGGGGCGGGCGCGATTCCGCTGTCGGTGACCGCGACCAGCGACCCGTCGCGCACCGCGTGCAGCCCGATCCGGTTGCGCCCGACCACATCCGGACTCTTGGCGTCCACGTCGGAGCGCTGCCAGCCGTTGGCGAACTTGTCGTCGAGCGGTTTGCCGTCGGCATTGAGCAGATACGGCCCGGCCACGTCGGCGCTGGAGAGGGTCAGCACCACCTGCGCCGCCATCAGGTCGCGGGTGGGTTGATCGAGCGCGGCCGCGCCCGAGAAGTCCACGCCCACACCGCCACCGCCGACGCCGACGTTCTCCGGATCGCCGTTGGCCTTGGTGATCTGCCCGCGCACGGCCACCGGCGCGCCCATCGGATTGCGCACCGCCGGCGACAGCGCGGTCTGCGGCCCCGCGCTCAGCAGGCCCAGCAGCCGCTGCGCGAGCTGGTCCTTGCGCACCGAGATCCAGCGCAGATCGGGCACCATGGCCACGCCGGCCGGGTTGGGGAAGAACAGCGAATACCGGTGGTAGGACTTGGCGAACGCGGTCTGTTCGACGATCACCCCGGAGGGCAGATCCTTGACCCGCCACTGACCGTCGACCTTCTCCATATCGATCTTGGTCTCCAGGGTGCCGTCCGCGGCCCGGTAGGAACCGTCCGCGGCGAGCTCACCGATCTTGCGCGCCCGGATCACATAGGTGGCGTTGTCACCGGTGCGCGATTCGCGCAGCGTGTTGGGCTGCGAGTCGACGATGGTGGTGGTGGCCGCGTCGTCCCACTGCGTATTCGCCGCCGGCGAGAGGAATTGCCGGGCCGCCTGGTGCCGGTCGCTGGGATCGGCGGTGGCCTGCAGGAAGTCCAGCAGCAGCTGTTCGGGTTCGCGCCCGGCGATGGGCGGGGTGGGCGCGGTGCTGGTGGGCTGATGGTCGAGGCTGCCCAGCGCCTGCGGCGCCGAGGAGTCCGGCAGGCTCGCGCACGCCGACAGCAGCCCCAGGCAGCACAGGGCGACCAGAGCACGCCGGAGGCGGGCTGTGGGAGCCGTCATGACTGGCCGTCCGGACTGGACGAGGCCGACGGGAATTCCGGTGTGATGGAATCGAATCCGGCCTCACCGTTGGGCGTGGCCGCCGGCTCCGCCGGGCCCGGCTCCAATTCCAGTGGCGCGGGCGCGGATTCCAGCACCGCGGCCGCCGAGGCGATGGCCTCGGGTGTGGCGTCCGAGCTCGCGATGTCGAGCGCCAGCTGTTCGGGTGAGACCGCGCCGCGAATCTTGGGCGGTTCCAACGACAGTGGGCTGGGCCCGAGCTTGCGCCCGCGCACCAGCGGCAGCGTGAGCCGGAAGCTCGCGCCCACGCCGATCTCGCCCCAGGCCTCGAGCTTGCCCTCGTGCAGGTTGGCGTCCTCGACGCTGATGGACAGGCCCAGCCCGGTGCCGCCGGAGCGCCGCATGCGGGAGGGGTCCGAACGCCAGAAGCGGTTGAACACCAGCTTCTCCTCACCGGGCCGCAGGCCGACGCCCTGATCGCGCACCACGATGGACACGGCGTTGGCGTCGCTGTCGCCGCGCATGCGCATCAGGACGGGTTTGCCCTCGCTGTGGTCGATGGCATTGGCGAGCAGATTGCGCAGCACGCGTTCGACGCGGCGCGGATCCACCTCGGCGACCAGCGGTTCCTCAGGCATGTCGACCACGAGTTCCACGCCGGACTCCTTGGCCAGGTGCCGCACGGTGGAGACCGCGGCCCGCGCGCACATGCGCACGTCCAGCGATTCCACCTGCAGTTCGGCCACACCCGCGTCGTGGCGGCTGATCTCGAGCAGATCGTTGAGCAGGCCCTCGAAGCGATCGAGTTCGTTGACCAGCAGTTCGGCCGAACGCGCCAGCGCCGGGTCCAGGTCGTCGCTGGATCCGTGGATGAGGTCGGCGGCCATGCGCACGGTGGTCAACGGCGTGCGCAGCTCGTGGCTGACGTCGGAGGTGAAGCGTCGCTGCAGATTTCCGAACTCCTCGAGTTGGGTGATCTGGTTGGACAGGCTTTCGGCCATCTCGTTGAACGACATGGCCAGCCGCGCCATATCGTCCTCACCACGCACCAGCATGCGCTCCTTGAGCCGCCCGTCGGCGAAGCGACTCGCGATGCGCGCCGCGGACCGGATGGGCAGCACCACCTGCCGGGTCACCAGGGCGGTGATGGCGGCCAGCAGCACCAGCAGCACGATGCCGCCGATGAGCATGGTGCCGCGCATGAGCGACAGGCTGCGTTGCTCGTTGGTGAGCGGGAAGATCAGATAGATCTCCAGGGAATCGATATCGGCCGAGGGGCTGCCGATGATCAGCGCCGAGCCCTTGTACCCATCCGGGCTGGAGACCGTCGCGAACTGATAGGAGACCTGCCGCTGTTTGACGAATTGCCGTAGCTCGGTGGGGATTTCCTGGATGGCGCCGGAGGTGATCTCCTGCCCGGTGTCCCCCGTCATGGCCAGGGCGGCCTCGTAACTGCCTGCGGCGCCGCCGGTTTGGGTCCCGCCGGCGCTGGAGAACAGCGCGCGGCGGGCATCGTCCAAACGGCTCTGCTGGGTGCCCGAGTCGTGCACACCGGTCAGTTGGTTCTGAACGGTGTTGCGGGCGCGGCCCATTTCCTCGACGGCCGCGTTGATCTTCGCGTCCAACAACCGGTCGGTGATCTGACTCGTGAGCACGACGCCCAGAATCGTGATGACGATCAACGACAGGGTGAGGGTGGACACGACGACGCGCAACTGCAGCGAACGCCGCCATACATGACCCAGTTGCTCGCCGAGATTGCGGAACCAGGCCACCACTACCGCCAGCAACCGCTGAACGCGGTTTCTGGAACCAGCGATCACGGCGGTCCGGCCTTGTAGCCCACACCTCGCACGGTCAGCACGATCTCAGGGTTCTCGGGATCCTTCTCCACCTTGGCGCGCAACCGCTGCACGTGCACGTTGACCAGGCGGGTATCGGCGGCATGCCGGTAGCCCCAGACCTGTTCGAGCAGCACCTCGCGGGTGAACACCTGACGCGGCTTGCGGGCCAACGCCACCAGCAGATCGAATTCCAAGGGAGTCAGCGAGATCTGCTGACCGCCGCGAGTCACCTTGTGCGCGGGCACATCGATGACGATGTCGGCGATGGACAGCAGTTCCTGCGGCTCCTCCTCGGTGCGGCGCAGGCGGGCCCGCACTCGAGCGACGAGTTCCTTCGGCTTGAACGGCTTGACGATGTAATCGTCGGCGCCGCTTTCCAAACCCAGGACGACGTCGACCGTATCGGTCTTCGCCGTCAGCATCACGATGGGCACTCCCGAATCGGCTCGCAGCACCCGGCACACGTCGATGCCGTTCATGCCGGGCAGCATGAGATCCAGCAACACGAGATCCGGGCGCAGCTCCCGGACCGCGGTCAGCGCCTGCGTGCCGTCACCGACGACGTGAGGGTCGAAACCCTCACCCCGCAAGACGATCGTGAGCATCTCCGCGAGAGCCATATCGTCGTCGACGACCAGAATCTTCGGCTTCATAACGTCTAGTTTGTCACCTCTCCGGCTCTGATTCGGCCGCCACGCCAACACTCGTGACCTGTCGGCGCACATCCAACCCTATCCAGCAACAATTTCCGCGAGGCGCGCGGCCAATGTTGCCGGATCGTCACCGGTCCGATGCACCCACCAGCTTCCACGCCAGTTGATTTCGGCCAGCTCACGATAGACAGTACCGGTGCGCCGCTGCAGTTCCCCGTCTTTCTCATAGGAGTCCAGAGCACGCGCTGTGTCGGCCGCGCCGCGCAGGCGAGCGCGCTCCTCGGCCACATCGACCGGGACATCCAGAAGAATCTGGATATTCGGGGCGGGCAGTCCGAAGCGTTCGAACTCCAATTCCGCCACCCAGGAGACGATTTCGCCGCGCGCGTCCTGCCGCGACCGGGCCGCGGAATAGGCGGCATTGGAGGCCACGTAGCGGTCCAGTAACAGGATGTCGTTGTCCGCCAGCAGTTTCGAGAGTTCGTCCCGCGCCTCGGCCCGGTCGAGGGCGAACAGCAGCGCCATGGCGTTCACGGACTGGGCGGTATCTCCATGACCGCCGCGCAGCGCCTCGGCGGCGAGGTCGGCGTGCACGGACACCCCGTAGCGCGGAAACGCGAGGGTGGCGACCCGCAGGCCGCGGGCGACCAGATCGGCGACGACAGCATCGGTCAACGTGCGCTTACCCGCGCCGTCGAGCCCTTCTATCGCGATCAGTGCACCCATGCAGGGGAGAGTACCGAACCCCCGCGACGGGCCGGCCACGGCTGCCCCGCAATACCACCGGCCCCGCGAACAACCCGCGCAAATTCGAAACGCACGCCAGTCAACTCTTGTAGGGTCCGAGCCAATAACCCCTGCAAGGAGCACAACCTGATGAAGTCTCGCTTCGCCTATTCGCTGACCGCCGCCGCCCTCACCGCGGCCGCGCTCTCCGCCGCCGGCACCGCCGCCGCGGCCCCGGTCACCCTCGATCCCGTCGCCGCCAACTCCGGCTCGTCGGTCCCCTCGGGCTCCGGCGGCTCCGGCTCGAGCAATGTCGGCGGCACCGGCTCCAGCGCCGGCGAGCTGATCAACGCGGCCATCTGCACCATCCAGGGCAAGACCTGGGTCCCCCTGCTGGACATCTGCGTCTAGCGCCGGCGGACCGGGAACCGGTCCCCGCCAACGACATTCGGCCGGTCACCCACGGTGACCGGCCGAATTGTTCAGGTACTACCGGCGATTGCGCTCAGTAGCGGTAGTGGTCGGGCTTGAAGGGGCCCTCCACGTCGACGCCGATGTACTCGGCCTGATCCTTGGTGAGCTTGGTCAGGGTGCCGCCGAGGGCCTCGACGTGGATCTTGGCGACCTTCTCGTCGAGGTGCTTGGGGAGGCGGTAGACCTCGTTGTCGTACTCGTCCGGCTTGGTCCACAGCTCGATCTGCGCGATGACCTGGTTGGAGAACGAGTTCGACATCACGAACGACGGGTGGCCGGTGGCGTTGCCCAGGTTGAGCAGGCGGCCCTCCGACAGCACGATGATCGACTTGCCGGACTCCTTGAACGTCCACAGGTCGACCTGCGGCTTGATGTTCAGCCGGTCCGCGCCCGAGCGCTCCAGGGCGGCCATGTCGATCTCGTTGTCGAAGTGGCCGATATTGCCCAGGATGGCCTGGTCCTTCATCGCCTTCATGTGGTCGAGCAGGATGATGTCCTTGTTGCCCGTGGAGGTGATGACGATGTCGGCGTCGCCGATGGCCTGCTCCACGGTGACCACGTCGAAGCCGTCCATCAGCGCCTGCAGCGCGTTGATCGGGTCGATCTCGGTGACCTGCACGCGCGCGCCCTGCCCGGCCATCGATTCCGCGCAGCCCTTGCCGACATCGCCGTAGCCGCAGATCAGCACCTTCTTACCGCCGATGAGCACGTCGGTGCCGCGGTTGATGCCGTCGATGAGCGAGTGGCGGGTGCCGTACTTGTTGTCGAACTTCGACTTGGTGACCGAGTCGTTGACGTTGATCGCCGGGAACGACAGCTCACCCGCGGCCGCGAACTGGTAGAGCCGCAGCACGCCGGTGGTGGTCTCCTCGGTGACGCCCTTGACCGAGTCCGCGATCGTGCCCCACTTGGTGGCGTCGGCCTCGAGGCTGGCGCGCAGCAGGTTCAAGAACACCTTGAATTCGGCCGAGTGGGTCTCGTCCTCCGGCGGCACCACGCCCGCCTTCTCGTACTGCGCGCCGCGCAGCACCAGCATGGTGGCGTCGCCGCCGTCGTCGAGGATCATGTTGGCGGGCTCGCCCGGCCAGGTCAGCATCTGCTCGGCGGCCCACCAGTACTCCTCGAGGGTCTCGCCCTTCCAGGCGAAAACCGGAGTGCCCTTGGGCTCCTCGACGGTGCCGTGCGGACCGACCACGACCGCGGCGGCCGCGTGGTCCTGGGTGGAGAAGATGTTGCAGGACGCCCACCGCACCTGGGCGCCTAGCGCGACGAGGGTCTCGATCAGCACGGCGGTCTGCACCGTCATGTGCAGCGAGCCCGAAATCCGCGCACCCTTGAGCGGCTGCACATCGTGGTACTCGCGACGCAGCGCCATCAGGCCCGGCATCTCGTGCTCGGCGAGGCGAATCTCCTTGCGGCCGAACTCGGCCAGTGACAGGTCCGCCACCTTGTAATCGATGCCATTGCGGACGTCAGCGGTCATCTTGCTGGACACAGCGCTCGTCATCTGCCTCTCCTGGTCGGCTGGTTCCCCCAAACCCTACGCGGCCGCCCGGTACTCGTACGCGGCGAGGATGCGCTCTCGCTTGCGCGGTTGGATATTGGCCTGGCTGACATCACCCGCGTAATGCTCGAGCAGTCGCGGGTCCATGATGATGCGCCACAGCGGCGGGAACAAGGCGAGCACGATCATGGTGGCGTAGCCCGCCGGAAGCTGCGGCGCCTCCTCGGAGGTGCGCAGAGTCTGGTACCGGCGTCCCGGATTGGCGTGATGATCGCTGTGCCGCTGCAGATGGAACAGGAAGATATTGGTGACCAACCGGTCGGAGTTCCAGCTGTCGCGCGGCGAGCAACGCGCCCAGCCGCCGTTCGGCCGGCGCCGCCGCAGCAGGCCGTAATGCTCGACGTAGTTCACGGTTTCGAGCAGTGCCGCACCGATCACCGCCTGCAGCACCAGATACGGCAGGAT
This sequence is a window from Nocardia yunnanensis. Protein-coding genes within it:
- a CDS encoding dTMP kinase — its product is MGALIAIEGLDGAGKRTLTDAVVADLVARGLRVATLAFPRYGVSVHADLAAEALRGGHGDTAQSVNAMALLFALDRAEARDELSKLLADNDILLLDRYVASNAAYSAARSRQDARGEIVSWVAELEFERFGLPAPNIQILLDVPVDVAEERARLRGAADTARALDSYEKDGELQRRTGTVYRELAEINWRGSWWVHRTGDDPATLAARLAEIVAG
- the mtrB gene encoding MtrAB system histidine kinase MtrB, which gives rise to MIAGSRNRVQRLLAVVVAWFRNLGEQLGHVWRRSLQLRVVVSTLTLSLIVITILGVVLTSQITDRLLDAKINAAVEEMGRARNTVQNQLTGVHDSGTQQSRLDDARRALFSSAGGTQTGGAAGSYEAALAMTGDTGQEITSGAIQEIPTELRQFVKQRQVSYQFATVSSPDGYKGSALIIGSPSADIDSLEIYLIFPLTNEQRSLSLMRGTMLIGGIVLLVLLAAITALVTRQVVLPIRSAARIASRFADGRLKERMLVRGEDDMARLAMSFNEMAESLSNQITQLEEFGNLQRRFTSDVSHELRTPLTTVRMAADLIHGSSDDLDPALARSAELLVNELDRFEGLLNDLLEISRHDAGVAELQVESLDVRMCARAAVSTVRHLAKESGVELVVDMPEEPLVAEVDPRRVERVLRNLLANAIDHSEGKPVLMRMRGDSDANAVSIVVRDQGVGLRPGEEKLVFNRFWRSDPSRMRRSGGTGLGLSISVEDANLHEGKLEAWGEIGVGASFRLTLPLVRGRKLGPSPLSLEPPKIRGAVSPEQLALDIASSDATPEAIASAAAVLESAPAPLELEPGPAEPAATPNGEAGFDSITPEFPSASSSPDGQS
- the ahcY gene encoding adenosylhomocysteinase, coding for MTSAVSSKMTADVRNGIDYKVADLSLAEFGRKEIRLAEHEMPGLMALRREYHDVQPLKGARISGSLHMTVQTAVLIETLVALGAQVRWASCNIFSTQDHAAAAVVVGPHGTVEEPKGTPVFAWKGETLEEYWWAAEQMLTWPGEPANMILDDGGDATMLVLRGAQYEKAGVVPPEDETHSAEFKVFLNLLRASLEADATKWGTIADSVKGVTEETTTGVLRLYQFAAAGELSFPAINVNDSVTKSKFDNKYGTRHSLIDGINRGTDVLIGGKKVLICGYGDVGKGCAESMAGQGARVQVTEIDPINALQALMDGFDVVTVEQAIGDADIVITSTGNKDIILLDHMKAMKDQAILGNIGHFDNEIDMAALERSGADRLNIKPQVDLWTFKESGKSIIVLSEGRLLNLGNATGHPSFVMSNSFSNQVIAQIELWTKPDEYDNEVYRLPKHLDEKVAKIHVEALGGTLTKLTKDQAEYIGVDVEGPFKPDHYRY
- the mtrA gene encoding MtrAB system response regulator MtrA translates to MKPKILVVDDDMALAEMLTIVLRGEGFDPHVVGDGTQALTAVRELRPDLVLLDLMLPGMNGIDVCRVLRADSGVPIVMLTAKTDTVDVVLGLESGADDYIVKPFKPKELVARVRARLRRTEEEPQELLSIADIVIDVPAHKVTRGGQQISLTPLEFDLLVALARKPRQVFTREVLLEQVWGYRHAADTRLVNVHVQRLRAKVEKDPENPEIVLTVRGVGYKAGPP